AAAGCATCTATTACCTGAACTAAAAACATTTGAAACTAGAAGAAAACAAGTTTTATTTTCTATACTTATATCTCACGTAATTTTTTTGACAGCTTTTACTTTCCTATTAAAAGGGTATCCGGTTGTTTTTGCTTATCTTACAGAAAATATTCTGATTATTTACTATGGCACAAAAAATGTAAATATACCTATTACATTTATAGTTTTATTATTTAACTACTTGATATTATTTTTAATATTATTTTGGCTTTGGATAATGTTTTATAGTGCATCGTTGGAAACATTATCAAGAGATTTTAAATTTAAAATCTCCGAGAATATATTTACTTTTGTTAATCAAGATAAAAATTTAACATACATCAGAGCATCTTTACCACAAGACATTCGAGATACGCTATATGCTTTTCAACACAGTCAACTTTTTCAAGGAATCATCAGACCAAATAAAATTAGACAAACCGATTATATCAGTGGCAAATTTAAGGGTGTGAATATTTGTTTTTCCTATATTCGTGCAGAGTTAGAAGTTGAACACTCTTGGACAAAATATTTTGACCTTACATCTTTCGCCAGTTTCCAAGAAGCAGAAATTATTAATTTTGATTCATTTGGAGGGTTCATATTCTCTTGTTTGCGTTTAATATGTTTTTTAACTATTATATTGCCTTTTACAGTCTACATAGTTCTGCTAATTTTTAGGATTATCAAAATCATTCCTTATCTCTTTGGTAGTATTCTTCAAGGAAAAAGCCTCGATTACAAAAAATTTGAATCTGAAGTTTTAAAAAATCAACTCACGCGGACAAGTTTAGTGTTCAAGGGTTTTCTATTTCGTGCTAAGTTTAATAAAACTAGCCAAGCAGCTATCATTGTTCAACCTAAATTGATAAATGCTAATCCTCACTCACTTAATCATTTGAAAAGGCAGATAGTTAAGTTGGAAGATCCAGAATTTGCTAAATATTTTAATGTTTATAGTGATGATCAACTAGAAGCCAGATACATATTATCTCCTAGTTTAATGGAGAAACTGGTTACTTTACGTAAGCAGAAAAATAGAAATATTTATATTTCATTTATAGATAATATGATATACATTGCTATTGAACACGCAGTAGAAGACGATGAACTCGAACCAAACCTATTTAAAAGTATGTTAAGGTTTAGCCCTCTAAAAAATTATTTTGAAACGCTGAACTTTGTTTTAACAACAGTGGACGAGTTAAACCTTGATAAATATATTTGGCAAGATTAATAATTTATATACCTTCTTGATATTGCGCTAACAACTTTGGTAGGTAATCATATCCATCTACGCCAATAATGGCAATTATTCTACTTCGGCTTTGTTGGAGTAAATTTTGAAAAGATTCAACTCCAATTTGTCCCTGTAAAATAGTCAACAACCCTGCTGGTTGTCTCCACTCATTAGAAGCAATTTGTTCCAATAAATACATTCCTAGAGAACCCGTGTAAACAGCTTTCTCCAAATTTAGTAATTGATAGTAAGCTTCTCCTAAATAAGCTAAATTTCGTCCTTGGAGATACAAATCACCAGAAATCTGTGCCGTTTTAAAACCATCCTCAAGATATTTAATCGCATCTTGCGGTTGATTAATTACTAAATATGCAATACCCAAGCTACTAACACATAAAGCCTTACTTTGAATATCGCCTGATCTCTCTGATAACTGTAAACCTTGCTCTAAATAATTAATCGCCATTTCATAGGTTTCTGGTTCTACTTGTTCCAGCTTCTGCGCCTGCATCACTTCGCTGTAACCTAAATTTACTAGGGCGTTAGTCTCTCCAGTACGATCGCCTGCTTGCCTACTCAACATTAATGCTCTTTGACTATAATTTATCGCCTCGGCAAAATCTTGCTCCTGCACATAGGTACGGCTGAGGTGATTGAGATTGGCAATTTCACAAGCGCGATCGCCTGCATTCCTGGCTATTTCCAATGCTTGCTGATGAAACCGAATCGAACGTTGATATTGTCCCAATGCACGCTGCGAATAACCTAAAAGCGTCAAAATTCGCGCCTTTTCTTGCGTTCCCTCAACTCTGCTTAATGGTTCATCTAAATAATCTAAAGCATCCCGTAAATAGCTACCGGAAAACGAGGCGAAAATTCCACCGTATAGAGGAAAATAGGGACGCTGGGTGAAAGTACGCAGGATTTGCAACATAATTTGTGATGAGCCATTGCTGTACTCGGCTTTACCGCCAAAAGCACTGGCTAACTGACTCCACAACACAGCAAAAGTTAAAAAAGTAGAAATCGATAGTTTAGAACCAGCTTGGATATTATAAGTTTGTTGGTCAAACCAGTTCACTAATCCCCGTTGCAAATACTGGAAAATCAGTGCTATTTCCACCCAATCAGCCAGAGTAATATTGCTATGCTGTTCTACAAATGGTACAACCGATTGTTCTACAGCTAGGCTACGAAATAAAGCTTGGGGTATCTCACTATTAACTTTTTTTGCCCAAGTCGCCCAAGGACCGCTTTCCCCTGGTACACCACCAAACCCTAGCGCCTGATTTTGCTCATACATCCAACTTACCAAGCTGTCTTGCAATCTCTGCCAACTTGCTAAACCACGGTTAATCCCTTGTGATATCTGCTCAACCTCTGGAGCAAACTGAGCAAACTGTTGTAATGATTTGGCTAATTGCTGGAGTTGTGGCGAAGTGAAAGGATGCTTGAGATTGGGATCAATAAGCCGTAAAAATGTACCTAATCGCTCATCGGCTGAAGCTGTGGTGATTTCTCGCGCTGCTTGGGCGATCGCTTCTATTACCTTATTTTGTTCTGCATATCTTTGCCATTGACTTTGGATCGTCTTAAGCGCCCGTAAACTCCGGTTTGCCCTAGCCTTTTTCAACTCATCTTTTTCCCCATCCACCTGAGCCTGGATAGCAGTAGTACGATCGCTTAACACTAACTCAAACACTTCCCCCGTCCCAGCCAATATACTCTTTTGCAGCATTTGGTATACCATCTCCACGGAACTAATTTTTCCCTGGAGAGTCAGCTGCACAATTTCATCAATTAAGGCAAGGTAGCGATCGCGCAATGGCAATGAGTCAGACACTTTAGCTAATAGAGAACGTTACGTCAACTTTTATTCTAGTGTAGGGAGTGGGAGATGGGGGAGATGAGGGAGATGAGGGAGAATAACTTTTGACTAACGACTAATGACTAATGACTAATGACTAATGACTAAACAATTACCTTACCAATTGGGCGGCAGAATTGAAAAATTGCCGACACAATCCTTTGGTAATTAACACCGTGGTTAACAAATTAGCAATAGCCACCATGAAGATAATTAAAATCTCATAGGATACAGCGTCAAGAGTACTAACTCCAGCAAGTAACTGTCCGGTGGTAATTCCGGGGATGGCTACCATCCCTACAAGCATCATTTGATTGAGAGTAGGAAGCAATGCGGATCTAATCGCCTCTCTGCGGTACTGGCTGACTGCTTGTGCTGGCGTTGCGCCTAAACTCAAGTGAGTTTCTATTTCTATAGGAAAAGTGTTTACGGAATTGACAAGCCGTTCACCTGCGATCGCGGCTGCATTCATCGCATTCCCTATTACCATACCTGCTAGGGGGATTACATAGCGCGGTTCATACCATCTATCTGGTTGAATGATGAGGAAAGTTGTGTAAAGCACTGTCAGGGCAGTACTGACAAAAATTGAACCCCATACCAAAGGTAATACATAAGGGATTTTCTGACTAATGCGATTTCGGGCGACAATCGCCGTAATTGTCAACATGATCCCTAAAATTGCCAAAACTGCCAAAGGGGTATCTAAAGCAAAAATGAAGTCTAAAATATACCCCAAAACCAATAACTGTAGGATAGTTCTACCAGTAGCGATCGCTAAATTCAACTCCAATCCCAATCTTTCCCATGCCGATAAACCAATAGCAATCGCCATCAATCCCACAGCCATACCCAAATCAGCCAAGTCTAACTTAATTAAATCCTGCATAGTCAATAGTCCATAGTCAATAGTCCATAGTCCACAGTCAATAGCCCATAACTGTTTTGGCCAATTACGAATTACAAATTACAAATTACCACCCTATGTCAGTTGCAGAACAGGCACTCATAACTCACCAATAATCTCAATCTTACCCATAGAATTATTTCAGTAATAATCCTTGTTTGATGCGTATCTAGAGCGACAACATTTTAAAATTTCTTGAAAGAAAAATTTCTACAGTCAAAATTGACAGTTGAAATGTATTCTGTGTATCTCCAGACAAAATGAAAACTCATGATCCAAAGCCTAAGTTCGATCCCAGCCTTTGATATTAAGCAGCAATATACTTCCATAGAAGCCGAAGTGAGTACAGCCGTTGTAGAAGTGCTGGCTTCTGGTCGTTATATTGGCGGCCCGCCAGTGGAAAGTTTTGAGCGACAGTTTGCTGCTTATCATGGCGTGACTGATTGCGTAGCTTGTAATTCTGGTACAGATGCCCTATTTTTAGCCTTACGCGCTTTAGGAATTGGTGCAGGTGATGAAGTAATCACCACGCCCTTTACTTTTGTGGCTACGGCTGAAGTAATTAGCGCAGTAGGTGCAAAGCCAGTATTTGTTGATATCGATGAGACAACATTTAACCTCGATCTACAACAAGTAGAAGCGGCGATTACCCTCAAAACCAAAGCAATTATCCCAGTGCATCTGTTCGGACTGCCTGTAGATATGACAACGCTAATGGCGATCGCCGAGGCTCATAATGTAGCAGTAATTGAAGACTGCGCTCAATCCACAGGCGCAAGTTGGGATGGAAAGAAAGTTGGTAGTATTGGTCATATTGGTTGCTTTAGTTTCTACCCCACCAAGAATTTAGGTGCTTGTGGTGATGGGGGAGCAATTACAACTAATGATCCTGAAATTGCTGCTAAGGTACGGATCATCAAGGAACATGGACAAAGACACCGTTATCAATATGAGGAAATAGGTGTTAATAGCCGCTTAGATGTAATTCAGGCAGTAATTTTACAGATTAAGTTACGTTATCTTGATACTTGGAATCAGCAAAGACAAGCGATCGCTGCCTATTACCAAAAATTCCTCAGTCAAATTCCGGGTATCATTGTCCCACAAGAATTAGCTGGTGGCGTTAGCGTCTGGAATCAATATACTATTCGCGTTATTACAGAAGGACGCAACGGTACAAGCG
Above is a genomic segment from Nostoc sp. MS1 containing:
- a CDS encoding DegT/DnrJ/EryC1/StrS family aminotransferase produces the protein MIQSLSSIPAFDIKQQYTSIEAEVSTAVVEVLASGRYIGGPPVESFERQFAAYHGVTDCVACNSGTDALFLALRALGIGAGDEVITTPFTFVATAEVISAVGAKPVFVDIDETTFNLDLQQVEAAITLKTKAIIPVHLFGLPVDMTTLMAIAEAHNVAVIEDCAQSTGASWDGKKVGSIGHIGCFSFYPTKNLGACGDGGAITTNDPEIAAKVRIIKEHGQRHRYQYEEIGVNSRLDVIQAVILQIKLRYLDTWNQQRQAIAAYYQKFLSQIPGIIVPQELAGGVSVWNQYTIRVITEGRNGTSAAHRETVRNSLQEKKVGSMIYYPYPLHLQPVYQYLGYKPGQLPVAEQACNEVLSLPMFPELTTQQQEQVIYALKDILC
- a CDS encoding ABC transporter permease, producing the protein MQDLIKLDLADLGMAVGLMAIAIGLSAWERLGLELNLAIATGRTILQLLVLGYILDFIFALDTPLAVLAILGIMLTITAIVARNRISQKIPYVLPLVWGSIFVSTALTVLYTTFLIIQPDRWYEPRYVIPLAGMVIGNAMNAAAIAGERLVNSVNTFPIEIETHLSLGATPAQAVSQYRREAIRSALLPTLNQMMLVGMVAIPGITTGQLLAGVSTLDAVSYEILIIFMVAIANLLTTVLITKGLCRQFFNSAAQLVR
- a CDS encoding tetratricopeptide repeat protein: MSDSLPLRDRYLALIDEIVQLTLQGKISSVEMVYQMLQKSILAGTGEVFELVLSDRTTAIQAQVDGEKDELKKARANRSLRALKTIQSQWQRYAEQNKVIEAIAQAAREITTASADERLGTFLRLIDPNLKHPFTSPQLQQLAKSLQQFAQFAPEVEQISQGINRGLASWQRLQDSLVSWMYEQNQALGFGGVPGESGPWATWAKKVNSEIPQALFRSLAVEQSVVPFVEQHSNITLADWVEIALIFQYLQRGLVNWFDQQTYNIQAGSKLSISTFLTFAVLWSQLASAFGGKAEYSNGSSQIMLQILRTFTQRPYFPLYGGIFASFSGSYLRDALDYLDEPLSRVEGTQEKARILTLLGYSQRALGQYQRSIRFHQQALEIARNAGDRACEIANLNHLSRTYVQEQDFAEAINYSQRALMLSRQAGDRTGETNALVNLGYSEVMQAQKLEQVEPETYEMAINYLEQGLQLSERSGDIQSKALCVSSLGIAYLVINQPQDAIKYLEDGFKTAQISGDLYLQGRNLAYLGEAYYQLLNLEKAVYTGSLGMYLLEQIASNEWRQPAGLLTILQGQIGVESFQNLLQQSRSRIIAIIGVDGYDYLPKLLAQYQEGI
- a CDS encoding DUF3137 domain-containing protein; its protein translation is MQELNTWQPKELLEAINHLLEYQNYSLAFQCLENVFQKTEPNTKEYLYAQVLLIDTYLHSGQFQNAINLCQELINSEHQTTQILAQFYLNRVSTDIRITKTKNETASTQIALNQAEAVQLINTGYQALTQKQYLEAIKALEKFCQNASKNTKQYLQAHQWLVKAYQENGQIDDAIALCQKLLLHEYESIRKWARKLLYTELFIDNFTINTLITTSNLELQPQPKVTKTIEEETVTKRFIPKTLNEFKDFCQKHLLPELKTFETRRKQVLFSILISHVIFLTAFTFLLKGYPVVFAYLTENILIIYYGTKNVNIPITFIVLLFNYLILFLILFWLWIMFYSASLETLSRDFKFKISENIFTFVNQDKNLTYIRASLPQDIRDTLYAFQHSQLFQGIIRPNKIRQTDYISGKFKGVNICFSYIRAELEVEHSWTKYFDLTSFASFQEAEIINFDSFGGFIFSCLRLICFLTIILPFTVYIVLLIFRIIKIIPYLFGSILQGKSLDYKKFESEVLKNQLTRTSLVFKGFLFRAKFNKTSQAAIIVQPKLINANPHSLNHLKRQIVKLEDPEFAKYFNVYSDDQLEARYILSPSLMEKLVTLRKQKNRNIYISFIDNMIYIAIEHAVEDDELEPNLFKSMLRFSPLKNYFETLNFVLTTVDELNLDKYIWQD